The Primulina eburnea isolate SZY01 chromosome 13, ASM2296580v1, whole genome shotgun sequence genome includes a region encoding these proteins:
- the LOC140810163 gene encoding UPF0496 protein At4g34320-like isoform X2, whose product MGSHMSKKATEASGANPINNLQYSTELNSYVAACRVDADIQSFDAALQTRTNNVITSLASGVEVRALSFDSLREVTECLLEMNQEVVKVILDCKKDIWNNQELFDLVEEYFENSLKTMDFYAVLEKCLKRARDNQLLLLVALHHFDDEEGEDGVEGKEKYAKTLKELKAFREAGDPFTEEFFQSFQAVHQQQMVMLERLQIKKSKLDKKLKSIHTWRKISSIIFAATFAAVLIFSVVAAAIAAPPVAAALAAATSIPLGSMGKWIDSLLKNYENAVKGQKEIINSMTVGTYVTIKDLDSIHVLIDKLVLQIESLLETADFAISEEALRFGVEEIKKKTDSFTKDAEELGIQADSCCRDIRKARTVILQRIIKHPDH is encoded by the coding sequence ATGGGAAGCCATATGAGCAAGAAGGCTACTGAGGCTTCAGGTGCAAATCCTATCAACAATCTTCAATACTCAACCGAGCTGAACTCCTATGTGGCAGCCTGTCGGGTCGATGCGGATATACAGTCATTTGATGCCGCGCTCCAAACGCGTACCAACAATGTGATAACTTCCCTCGCCAGCGGGGTAGAAGTTCGGGCTTTGTCCTTTGATTCACTCCGGGAAGTCACCGAATGCCTTCTGGAGATGAATCAAGAGGTGGTGAAAGTGATTCTTGACTGCAAGAAAGATATCTGGAACAATCAAGAATTGTTTGATCTTGTCGAGGAGTATTTCGAGAACAGCCTTAAGACTATGGACTTCTATGCCGTGTTGGAGAAATGCTTGAAACGAGCCCGAGATAACCAGTTGCTGCTTCTCGTTGCGCTACATCACTTTGACGACGAAGAAGGAGAAGATGGAGTGGAAGGGAAGGAGAAATATGCAAAAACcttgaaggagttgaaggcgttTCGGGAGGCAGGGGATCCATTCACCGAGGAATTTTTTCAAAGCTTTCAGGCTGTGCATCAGCAGCAAATGGTAATGCTGGAGAGATTGCAGATTAAGAAGAGCAAATTGGACAAGAAGTTAAAGTCCATCCATACCTGGAGGAAGATATCTAGCATAATCTTTGCTGCCACTTTCGCCGCTGTGCTGATTTTCTCGGTGGTGGCTGCAGCCATAGCAGCACCACCTGTTGCAGCCGCCTTGGCTGCTGCAACGTCCATCCCTCTTGGCTCGATGGGGAAGTGGATTGATTCACTTCTCAAGAACTATGAAAATGCAGTAAAGGGACAGAAGGAGATCATCAACAGCATGACTGTGGGAACTTATGTGACCATCAAAGATTTGGACAGTATCCATGTTTTGATTGACAAGTTAGTGCTTCAGATCGAATCCCTTTTGGAAACCGCTGATTTCGCTATCAGTGAAGAGGCTTTAAGATTTGGAGTCGAAGAAATTAAGAAGAAAACGGATTCTTTCACGAAGGATGCCGAGGAATTGGGAATACAAGCTGATAGCTGCTGTCGCGATATTCGCAAGGCTAGAACTGTCATTTTGCAGAGGATCATCAAACACCCTGACCATTGA
- the LOC140810163 gene encoding UPF0496 protein At4g34320-like isoform X1 — translation MFCFSELLKIWDTMGSHMSKKATEASGANPINNLQYSTELNSYVAACRVDADIQSFDAALQTRTNNVITSLASGVEVRALSFDSLREVTECLLEMNQEVVKVILDCKKDIWNNQELFDLVEEYFENSLKTMDFYAVLEKCLKRARDNQLLLLVALHHFDDEEGEDGVEGKEKYAKTLKELKAFREAGDPFTEEFFQSFQAVHQQQMVMLERLQIKKSKLDKKLKSIHTWRKISSIIFAATFAAVLIFSVVAAAIAAPPVAAALAAATSIPLGSMGKWIDSLLKNYENAVKGQKEIINSMTVGTYVTIKDLDSIHVLIDKLVLQIESLLETADFAISEEALRFGVEEIKKKTDSFTKDAEELGIQADSCCRDIRKARTVILQRIIKHPDH, via the coding sequence atgttttgtttttcagAGCTATTGAAAATTTGGGACACGATGGGAAGCCATATGAGCAAGAAGGCTACTGAGGCTTCAGGTGCAAATCCTATCAACAATCTTCAATACTCAACCGAGCTGAACTCCTATGTGGCAGCCTGTCGGGTCGATGCGGATATACAGTCATTTGATGCCGCGCTCCAAACGCGTACCAACAATGTGATAACTTCCCTCGCCAGCGGGGTAGAAGTTCGGGCTTTGTCCTTTGATTCACTCCGGGAAGTCACCGAATGCCTTCTGGAGATGAATCAAGAGGTGGTGAAAGTGATTCTTGACTGCAAGAAAGATATCTGGAACAATCAAGAATTGTTTGATCTTGTCGAGGAGTATTTCGAGAACAGCCTTAAGACTATGGACTTCTATGCCGTGTTGGAGAAATGCTTGAAACGAGCCCGAGATAACCAGTTGCTGCTTCTCGTTGCGCTACATCACTTTGACGACGAAGAAGGAGAAGATGGAGTGGAAGGGAAGGAGAAATATGCAAAAACcttgaaggagttgaaggcgttTCGGGAGGCAGGGGATCCATTCACCGAGGAATTTTTTCAAAGCTTTCAGGCTGTGCATCAGCAGCAAATGGTAATGCTGGAGAGATTGCAGATTAAGAAGAGCAAATTGGACAAGAAGTTAAAGTCCATCCATACCTGGAGGAAGATATCTAGCATAATCTTTGCTGCCACTTTCGCCGCTGTGCTGATTTTCTCGGTGGTGGCTGCAGCCATAGCAGCACCACCTGTTGCAGCCGCCTTGGCTGCTGCAACGTCCATCCCTCTTGGCTCGATGGGGAAGTGGATTGATTCACTTCTCAAGAACTATGAAAATGCAGTAAAGGGACAGAAGGAGATCATCAACAGCATGACTGTGGGAACTTATGTGACCATCAAAGATTTGGACAGTATCCATGTTTTGATTGACAAGTTAGTGCTTCAGATCGAATCCCTTTTGGAAACCGCTGATTTCGCTATCAGTGAAGAGGCTTTAAGATTTGGAGTCGAAGAAATTAAGAAGAAAACGGATTCTTTCACGAAGGATGCCGAGGAATTGGGAATACAAGCTGATAGCTGCTGTCGCGATATTCGCAAGGCTAGAACTGTCATTTTGCAGAGGATCATCAAACACCCTGACCATTGA